One Paenibacillus sp. FSL H7-0737 DNA segment encodes these proteins:
- the selD gene encoding selenide, water dikinase SelD — translation MSQAETIKLTSLSSKGGCGCKIGPADLMQVIRSLPPTVPNPDLLVGLDTSDDAGVYRLSDDLALVQTVDFFTPIVDDPYSFGQIAAANALSDIYAMGGKPLTVLNIVAFPISVLDKSILGDILRGAADKVQEAGATLVGGHSIDDKEPKFGLAVTGLVHPDKVRTNAGAQVGDKLILTKPIGVGILTTSIKKDQLSPEETTRLTTVMSTLNKKAAEIMEPYDVHACTDVTGFGLLGHASEMAKGSNHGLIIRQGDVPMLPRVRELAEQGFVPGGTKNNFAHLEGSILYPEEMDQLSRYILCDAVTSGGLLISVAPEQSEDLLKELVDAGVEAALIGEVTEEHPGQIAVIAAQ, via the coding sequence ATGTCTCAAGCCGAAACCATAAAATTGACCTCATTATCTTCAAAAGGGGGCTGCGGCTGCAAAATCGGTCCCGCCGATCTCATGCAGGTTATTCGCAGTCTACCACCAACCGTTCCTAATCCGGATCTACTTGTGGGTCTGGATACCAGTGATGACGCTGGGGTATATCGATTAAGTGATGATCTGGCGTTAGTGCAAACTGTTGATTTTTTCACGCCGATCGTGGACGACCCTTATTCCTTTGGGCAAATTGCAGCAGCTAATGCGTTAAGTGATATTTATGCTATGGGCGGTAAGCCGCTTACGGTGCTTAATATTGTGGCCTTCCCTATTTCTGTTCTGGACAAAAGCATTCTCGGTGACATTTTGCGCGGTGCAGCAGATAAAGTGCAGGAAGCAGGAGCAACGCTTGTGGGCGGACATTCCATCGACGATAAAGAGCCTAAATTTGGATTGGCCGTTACGGGCCTTGTGCATCCGGACAAAGTAAGAACGAATGCAGGTGCGCAGGTAGGAGACAAGCTGATTTTGACCAAACCTATCGGTGTGGGCATCTTAACGACTTCTATTAAAAAGGATCAGCTATCCCCAGAAGAAACTACACGCCTTACGACAGTCATGTCTACACTGAATAAAAAAGCGGCTGAAATCATGGAGCCCTATGATGTACATGCTTGTACAGATGTTACCGGATTCGGGTTGCTTGGACATGCCTCGGAAATGGCAAAGGGGAGCAACCACGGACTGATTATTCGTCAAGGCGATGTACCGATGCTGCCAAGAGTAAGAGAACTCGCGGAGCAGGGCTTTGTTCCAGGCGGCACTAAGAATAACTTTGCCCATTTGGAGGGCAGTATTCTTTATCCGGAAGAGATGGACCAATTAAGCCGCTATATTCTGTGTGATGCTGTGACTTCCGGTGGATTGCTGATCTCTGTTGCTCCTGAACAAAGTGAGGATTTGCTAAAAGAGTTAGTAGATGCAGGTGTAGAAGCAGCATTGATCGGAGAGGTAACGGAAGAACATCCGGGTCAGATTGCAGTTATAGCTGCGCAATAA
- a CDS encoding sugar ABC transporter substrate-binding protein — protein sequence MGGKSISKFKLSLIAVLSLSFALAGCGGNNSGNTAKGENKPAETTAATAAGTDDKKVEPFEVSIFLGEAGQQPTPDNKIYKMIKEKTGASFNFEFLAGDLKQKLGVMIAGSDYPDLMSSNTQLTAAGAFIPLEDLIEEHAPNLKAHYAAYWNMMKDPNDGHIYTLPNYGAYNGEMNTTYYSGPAFWIQKAVLKDAGYPTVKTLDEYFDLIVKYKEKNPTIDGQPTIGFEIHNKDWRNWGLFNAPQHLIGHPNDGGVVVKDNVAEIFADKDYAKQYYKKLNDMNALGIIDKEAFVMDYDQYLAKLSSGAVLGMFDQHWNFGKAEDSLKTQGKDMSTYVGLPLVYDTNTKDYYLDRPALNLNNGFGITVNAKDPVRILKLMDTLIQEDWQRTLTWGIEGEDYQVVDGRFIRNQEQRDNAVDATWKLSNKAEAWYATAPKMQGYFADGNSTDAAAQPEEYKAGLEAYDKEVLDAYGFNSYVDFFSKPGPNPVAYPAWSIDLVENSPAKIADTKMGEVKTKYLPKAILASPSDFDKVWTEFVGELHKADIKAYEDRINEQLKWRFDTWSVK from the coding sequence ATGGGGGGCAAGTCAATATCAAAGTTCAAACTTAGTCTGATTGCTGTGTTATCCCTAAGTTTTGCTCTAGCAGGGTGCGGTGGAAATAACAGCGGTAATACTGCTAAGGGGGAAAACAAACCGGCAGAAACAACAGCTGCAACTGCAGCTGGAACCGATGACAAGAAGGTAGAGCCTTTTGAAGTTAGTATCTTTCTTGGAGAAGCAGGTCAGCAACCCACACCAGATAACAAAATTTACAAGATGATCAAAGAAAAAACAGGCGCATCATTCAATTTTGAATTCTTGGCTGGAGACCTTAAACAGAAGCTTGGCGTTATGATTGCCGGTTCGGATTATCCAGATCTGATGAGTTCCAATACCCAACTGACTGCAGCAGGTGCATTTATTCCTCTCGAGGACTTAATTGAAGAACACGCTCCGAATTTGAAAGCGCATTACGCAGCTTACTGGAACATGATGAAGGATCCCAATGATGGACACATTTATACACTTCCAAACTATGGTGCGTACAATGGTGAGATGAATACAACCTATTACTCTGGCCCAGCTTTCTGGATTCAGAAAGCTGTACTTAAAGATGCCGGTTATCCAACGGTTAAAACTTTGGACGAGTATTTTGATCTTATCGTGAAATATAAAGAGAAAAATCCAACCATTGATGGTCAACCAACAATTGGGTTTGAGATTCATAACAAAGACTGGAGAAACTGGGGATTGTTTAACGCTCCTCAGCATCTGATCGGTCATCCTAATGATGGCGGAGTAGTAGTTAAGGATAACGTAGCAGAAATCTTTGCGGATAAAGACTATGCAAAGCAGTACTATAAAAAACTTAATGATATGAATGCGTTGGGTATTATTGATAAAGAAGCATTTGTAATGGATTATGACCAATATTTAGCTAAATTGTCTAGCGGAGCCGTACTGGGAATGTTTGATCAGCACTGGAACTTTGGTAAAGCAGAAGATTCACTCAAGACACAAGGGAAAGATATGAGCACTTATGTAGGTCTGCCTCTTGTGTATGATACTAACACCAAAGATTATTATCTGGATCGTCCTGCTCTTAACTTGAATAATGGATTCGGGATTACTGTCAATGCTAAGGATCCAGTGAGAATCCTTAAACTTATGGACACATTGATTCAAGAAGATTGGCAAAGAACCCTCACTTGGGGGATTGAAGGCGAAGATTATCAAGTGGTAGACGGTCGCTTTATAAGAAACCAAGAGCAACGGGATAACGCAGTTGATGCTACATGGAAGCTAAGTAACAAAGCAGAAGCTTGGTATGCTACCGCTCCGAAAATGCAAGGTTACTTTGCAGACGGTAACTCAACGGATGCGGCAGCCCAACCAGAAGAATATAAAGCAGGGTTGGAAGCGTATGACAAGGAAGTTCTTGACGCATATGGATTCAACAGTTATGTAGATTTCTTCAGTAAGCCTGGACCGAACCCAGTGGCTTATCCTGCTTGGTCGATAGATCTTGTTGAAAATTCTCCAGCAAAAATTGCCGATACGAAGATGGGAGAAGTTAAGACCAAGTACCTGCCAAAAGCAATCTTGGCTAGCCCTTCCGATTTCGATAAAGTTTGGACTGAATTTGTTGGAGAACTTCATAAAGCGGATATTAAAGCTTACGAAGACAGAATCAATGAACAGCTTAAATGGAGATTTGATACTTGGAGTGTTAAATAG
- a CDS encoding carbohydrate ABC transporter permease, with amino-acid sequence MRIIGIEPVVFGTFNTIFMICLVIVTLYPFLNTIAVSLNEGNDTIRGGIYLLPREWTIQNYKAVFASGTIIPAFWISVARTVISTILNLFLTTMLAYTLSRKEYVFRKQITFVFVLTMYFNAGLIPNYFLIKDLHLLNTFWVYVIPTMISAFNMIVIRTYIGSIHESLMESARIDGAGEFKIFMKVVFPLCKPVLATIALFVAVGAWNSWFDAFIYTSSRQHLSTLQYELMKLIQSSMNANSSASVANGAGVTAESAGSMVTPKSIRAAVTIVASVPILLVYPFMQKYFVVGMNVGSVKE; translated from the coding sequence ATGAGAATTATAGGGATCGAACCAGTAGTGTTCGGTACCTTCAATACTATCTTTATGATATGTCTAGTCATTGTTACCTTGTATCCATTCTTGAATACTATAGCAGTTTCCTTAAATGAGGGAAATGATACCATCCGCGGCGGCATTTATCTATTGCCTAGGGAGTGGACTATACAGAACTACAAAGCTGTTTTTGCCTCTGGTACAATTATTCCTGCTTTTTGGATTTCGGTAGCACGAACAGTGATATCTACGATCCTGAATCTATTTTTAACCACAATGCTTGCTTATACTTTAAGCCGGAAAGAATATGTTTTCCGCAAGCAGATTACCTTTGTTTTCGTCCTAACCATGTATTTTAATGCGGGTCTGATTCCAAATTATTTCCTAATTAAGGATCTTCATTTGCTTAATACATTTTGGGTATATGTAATACCGACTATGATAAGTGCATTTAATATGATCGTCATCCGTACTTATATTGGTAGCATACATGAAAGTCTTATGGAATCCGCGAGAATCGACGGTGCCGGGGAATTTAAGATTTTCATGAAAGTAGTCTTCCCTTTATGTAAACCTGTTCTGGCTACCATCGCCCTTTTTGTCGCGGTAGGTGCATGGAACTCATGGTTTGATGCTTTTATCTACACCTCTTCCCGCCAGCACTTGAGTACATTGCAGTATGAATTAATGAAACTAATACAATCTAGTATGAATGCGAACAGTAGCGCAAGTGTAGCTAACGGGGCAGGGGTAACTGCGGAGTCAGCGGGGTCAATGGTAACTCCAAAGTCCATTCGTGCAGCCGTTACTATCGTTGCTTCGGTTCCGATTCTGCTAGTCTATCCATTCATGCAAAAGTACTTTGTAGTTGGAATGAACGTAGGAAGCGTGAAGGAATAA
- a CDS encoding ABC transporter permease, which yields MDEILTGKKVNRHPKRKKKQPITLTLIKNQKQLIWMSVPLLLYIVLFAYVPVWGWTMAFQDYKPAKAFGEQTWVGLKHFKFLFTDDTFLRVLRNTLAMGLINFFLGFITAITLALLLNEIKNVFWKRTVQTISYLPHFLSWIIVTGIVGVSLSVNDGIINIVLMKLHLIDSPILWLSEGKYFWGIVGASTVWKEVGWSTIIYLAAMASIDPALYEAAEIDGANRYKKMFNVTLPGIKPTIVILMIMSIGHVLDVGFEVPYLLGNGLTVDWSDTIDIFVLKYGIGQGNYSLATAGGIFKTVVSVTLLLLANWTSKRLGEERLL from the coding sequence ATGGATGAGATTTTAACGGGAAAAAAAGTTAACCGGCATCCTAAAAGAAAAAAGAAGCAACCGATTACTCTGACCTTGATTAAGAATCAGAAACAGCTGATTTGGATGTCAGTTCCATTGCTGCTGTATATTGTACTATTTGCGTACGTACCTGTTTGGGGATGGACAATGGCTTTTCAGGATTATAAACCAGCTAAGGCATTTGGCGAACAGACATGGGTCGGCTTGAAACACTTCAAGTTTCTATTTACGGATGATACCTTTTTAAGGGTACTACGAAACACACTGGCTATGGGATTAATTAATTTCTTTCTAGGATTTATAACCGCGATAACATTGGCCTTACTTCTTAATGAAATCAAAAATGTATTTTGGAAAAGAACCGTGCAGACCATATCCTACCTACCTCACTTTCTTTCCTGGATTATTGTAACAGGGATTGTAGGTGTCTCCCTCTCGGTTAACGACGGGATTATCAACATCGTGCTCATGAAATTACATCTTATCGATTCACCAATCCTTTGGTTGAGTGAAGGGAAGTATTTCTGGGGTATTGTGGGTGCTTCAACCGTCTGGAAAGAGGTTGGATGGAGTACAATCATCTACTTGGCTGCTATGGCTTCTATAGATCCAGCTTTATATGAGGCTGCTGAGATTGATGGGGCTAACCGGTACAAAAAAATGTTCAATGTAACATTGCCGGGAATTAAACCAACCATTGTAATCCTGATGATAATGTCCATAGGACATGTATTGGATGTCGGATTTGAGGTTCCGTACTTGTTAGGGAACGGGCTTACTGTAGACTGGTCGGATACGATTGATATATTTGTATTGAAATACGGGATTGGGCAAGGGAATTACTCCTTAGCCACTGCGGGAGGCATATTTAAAACAGTCGTAAGTGTAACGTTACTGCTTTTAGCTAACTGGACGTCGAAGCGGCTAGGGGAAGAGAGGCTGTTATAA
- a CDS encoding alpha/beta fold hydrolase: MPIAKLNGTSLYYEINGTGAPVVFIHGHGLTHSMFKPQLEYFSDKYKVILCDLRGNGKSGELLQAPNEIIETQCLDIIMLLNDLGIREAVFVGSAYGGLVVQHIAKQYPERVKAIVVADSFCRSQASTIIGKIQLMAAYCSWLMYYAPSELVLPSIRMMYRERWNLAYNEIRRGLLDKRPRELYRQRLATSHVDYTRCLKSFKRPALCIVGDFSEFGVNCMKDMVSQLPHAQLVIIPNALDPSNLCQPEKFNAILQRFLEKQQETQQIS; encoded by the coding sequence TTGCCTATTGCTAAACTGAATGGAACTTCGCTCTATTACGAAATCAATGGAACAGGGGCTCCGGTTGTGTTTATCCATGGACATGGATTAACACATAGTATGTTCAAGCCACAATTGGAGTATTTTTCTGATAAATATAAAGTGATTCTGTGTGATTTACGGGGGAATGGCAAATCAGGTGAATTACTGCAGGCCCCAAACGAGATTATTGAAACCCAATGTCTAGATATAATTATGCTATTGAATGATTTGGGTATTCGTGAGGCTGTTTTTGTTGGGAGTGCCTATGGGGGGCTCGTCGTTCAGCATATTGCGAAACAATATCCAGAGCGAGTAAAAGCGATTGTTGTCGCGGATAGCTTTTGTAGAAGTCAGGCGTCAACGATAATCGGTAAAATCCAGCTTATGGCTGCTTATTGTAGCTGGTTAATGTATTACGCTCCAAGTGAGCTTGTACTGCCTTCGATTCGTATGATGTACCGGGAACGCTGGAATCTGGCTTATAACGAGATTAGAAGAGGACTTCTCGATAAACGTCCACGGGAATTGTATCGGCAAAGGCTGGCTACGAGCCATGTGGATTACACTAGATGCTTAAAGTCTTTTAAGCGTCCCGCCTTATGTATTGTAGGTGACTTTAGTGAATTTGGAGTTAATTGTATGAAGGATATGGTGTCTCAGCTGCCACATGCTCAGTTAGTGATTATCCCTAACGCATTAGATCCTAGTAATCTGTGTCAGCCGGAGAAATTTAATGCTATACTTCAGCGGTTTTTGGAGAAACAGCAGGAAACTCAGCAGATTAGTTAA
- a CDS encoding endo-1,4-beta-xylanase produces the protein MRPASDFTEPALKTVFAEDFKIGAAVNPLTIQSQEHLLAYHFNSITAENEMKFESLHPLEDTYNFRAADQLVAFAREHHMAMRGHTLIWHNQTTDWLFEDKGGGPVSKEILLARVKSHIQTVVGRYKDDIYAWDVVNEVIADEGEELLRHSKWLDIVGPDFIAKAFEFANEADPKALLFYNDYNESHPLKRDKIYKLVKSLLEQGVPIHGVGLQAHWNLYDPSLDDIRAAIEKYASLGLQLQLTELDVSMFRFDDKRMDLKTVPAELLELQADRYEAMFALLREYRDVISSVTFWGAADDYTWLDDFPVRGRKNWPFLFDEGHKPKPAFHRIITSATKS, from the coding sequence TTGAGACCAGCTAGTGATTTTACAGAGCCTGCACTAAAGACAGTGTTCGCAGAGGATTTCAAGATTGGCGCAGCCGTCAACCCATTAACTATCCAATCACAGGAGCATTTGCTTGCTTATCATTTCAACAGTATTACCGCTGAGAACGAGATGAAATTTGAAAGTCTGCATCCACTTGAGGACACTTATAACTTTAGGGCAGCAGACCAGCTGGTTGCCTTTGCCAGGGAACATCATATGGCGATGCGCGGACATACCTTGATTTGGCACAACCAGACAACGGACTGGCTGTTTGAGGATAAGGGCGGAGGACCTGTAAGCAAAGAGATTCTGCTTGCACGAGTCAAATCACATATTCAGACCGTTGTAGGACGTTATAAGGATGATATTTATGCTTGGGATGTTGTCAATGAAGTTATAGCCGATGAAGGAGAAGAGCTTCTTCGCCATTCGAAGTGGCTCGACATTGTTGGCCCGGATTTTATCGCCAAAGCGTTTGAATTCGCCAATGAAGCTGACCCTAAGGCATTATTATTCTACAATGACTATAACGAATCCCATCCATTAAAGCGTGACAAAATCTATAAACTGGTGAAGTCGCTATTGGAACAAGGCGTGCCGATCCATGGCGTCGGATTGCAGGCACACTGGAATTTATACGATCCTAGTCTGGATGATATTCGTGCAGCGATCGAAAAATATGCATCGTTAGGACTTCAGCTCCAACTGACAGAGCTGGATGTATCCATGTTCCGTTTCGATGACAAACGAATGGACTTAAAGACAGTACCTGCTGAGCTGCTCGAGCTTCAAGCAGATCGATATGAAGCGATGTTCGCACTGCTGAGAGAATACCGGGACGTGATTAGTTCGGTTACGTTCTGGGGAGCAGCGGATGACTATACCTGGCTGGATGATTTCCCTGTTCGTGGGCGGAAGAACTGGCCGTTCCTATTCGATGAAGGGCATAAGCCGAAGCCAGCTTTCCATCGAATTATCACCTCTGCCACGAAATCATAG
- a CDS encoding Nif3-like dinuclear metal center hexameric protein, which yields MSVTIRRILEDLIGAMEQIDGTVDTLKPGNPEMVITGMVTAFCATQYVVERAVAMNANLLITHEGVFYSHHETSEWLEDDPIYLAKLSLIERSELAIFRYHDYWHRHQPDGIMVGLLRELEWSAYVVEQQSTATILSIPAMTVSEAAQYIKIKLGISYLRAAGDVSQICRHVGILVGYRGGGTMAIPLFNQHNLDLIIAGEGPEWETPEYVRDAVHQGRSKALIMLGHAESEAPGMKYLAEVLAQKYPMIPTYFIAEQPVYQLV from the coding sequence GTGAGCGTGACAATTAGAAGGATTCTGGAAGATTTAATAGGAGCCATGGAACAGATAGATGGGACTGTGGATACTCTTAAGCCGGGGAATCCAGAAATGGTGATTACAGGGATGGTTACGGCATTTTGCGCTACGCAATATGTTGTGGAGCGAGCGGTTGCTATGAACGCCAATTTGTTGATCACACATGAAGGTGTGTTTTACAGTCATCATGAGACGAGTGAGTGGTTAGAGGATGACCCTATTTATCTTGCGAAACTGAGTTTAATCGAGCGTTCTGAACTGGCTATTTTTCGTTATCATGATTATTGGCATAGGCATCAACCAGACGGGATCATGGTGGGCTTGCTACGAGAGCTTGAATGGTCAGCCTATGTGGTTGAGCAGCAATCCACTGCTACAATCCTATCGATTCCAGCTATGACGGTAAGTGAAGCGGCACAGTATATAAAAATAAAGCTAGGTATCTCCTATTTACGTGCTGCCGGAGACGTATCCCAGATATGCAGACATGTGGGGATATTAGTAGGTTACAGAGGAGGTGGGACGATGGCTATTCCTCTTTTTAATCAGCACAATCTTGATTTAATTATTGCTGGCGAGGGCCCCGAATGGGAAACTCCAGAATATGTGAGGGATGCTGTCCACCAAGGCAGATCAAAAGCGCTGATTATGTTAGGTCATGCGGAAAGTGAAGCTCCAGGAATGAAATATTTAGCTGAAGTTCTGGCACAGAAATACCCAATGATTCCTACTTATTTTATTGCTGAACAACCGGTCTATCAGCTGGTTTAA